In one window of Haloimpatiens sp. FM7315 DNA:
- a CDS encoding glycosyltransferase — protein sequence MKLSLCMIVKDEKENLEGCLSKIASFVDEIVIVDTGSKDCTKDIAKKYTNKIYDFNWCNDFSKARNYSIEKASNDWVLVLDADEYIEEFNKSAIEDSIKKDFNNTKVGRIKRINVIEDSNGDKKYIEYVNRLFNKKYFHYEGMIHEQIVSLQDKTYDTFKLRITANHIGYTKEVLSRTNKLKRNIDMLREAIRENPKDPYLYFQLGKSYFMKKDYIKSACNFEKALSFKLDFRLEYVSDLVESYGYSLINSNDFSKALTLEKFRELYANQPDFHFLLGLIYMNNAKFTEAVESF from the coding sequence ATGAAATTATCTTTATGTATGATAGTAAAAGATGAAAAGGAAAATTTAGAAGGTTGTCTTTCAAAGATTGCTTCTTTTGTAGATGAAATTGTAATTGTAGATACAGGTTCTAAGGACTGTACAAAAGATATTGCAAAAAAATATACAAATAAGATTTATGATTTTAACTGGTGCAATGACTTTTCAAAAGCTCGTAATTATTCTATTGAGAAAGCTTCAAATGATTGGGTTCTTGTTTTAGATGCTGATGAGTATATTGAAGAGTTTAATAAAAGTGCTATAGAAGATAGCATTAAAAAGGACTTTAATAATACAAAAGTTGGAAGAATAAAAAGAATAAATGTAATTGAAGATAGTAACGGGGATAAAAAGTATATTGAATACGTAAATAGGCTTTTTAATAAGAAATATTTCCATTATGAAGGAATGATTCATGAGCAAATAGTGTCTCTTCAAGATAAAACTTATGATACTTTTAAATTAAGGATTACTGCTAATCATATTGGTTATACAAAAGAGGTCTTAAGTAGGACAAATAAACTTAAAAGAAATATTGATATGTTAAGAGAAGCTATAAGAGAAAATCCTAAGGATCCCTATTTGTATTTCCAGTTAGGTAAATCCTATTTTATGAAGAAAGATTACATAAAGTCAGCTTGCAATTTTGAAAAAGCTTTATCATTTAAACTTGATTTTAGGTTAGAGTATGTTTCAGACCTTGTTGAGAGCTACGGGTATTCTCTTATAAATAGCAATGATTTTAGTAAAGCCCTAACATTAGAGAAATTTAGAGAACTTTATGCAAATCAGCCAGATTTTCATTTTCTTTTAGGTCTAATTTATATGAATAATGCAAAATTTACTGAGGCTGTTGAAAGTTTTTGA
- a CDS encoding NAD/NADP octopine/nopaline dehydrogenase family protein has product MLAFKGIKTPMKKTKDGYIPDFKSRYFLEDFPYGLCIIKGFCDILGLDTPNIDKVLKWFEKIAGVEYYIDGTFKGKDLEELPLPKNYGVNSIEDIVNYYR; this is encoded by the coding sequence ATCTTAGCTTTTAAAGGGATAAAAACACCAATGAAAAAAACAAAAGATGGATATATTCCTGATTTTAAATCAAGATATTTTTTAGAGGATTTTCCTTATGGGCTATGTATAATAAAGGGCTTTTGCGATATCTTAGGGTTAGATACACCTAATATAGATAAAGTTCTTAAGTGGTTTGAAAAAATAGCTGGTGTGGAGTATTACATTGATGGTACATTTAAAGGAAAAGATTTAGAAGAATTGCCTTTGCCAAAGAATTATGGAGTAAATTCAATAGAAGATATTGTTAACTATTATAGATAA
- a CDS encoding cell wall-binding repeat-containing protein — protein sequence MKAPILLCDGENLTEGLKGEIKRLGAKKAYIIGGQGVILPKIEKELTDNSLECTRIGGKDRYETSLKIAEMVGMEKGAVIASAIDFPDSMSIAPIACNKLIPILLTSKNSINDRIEKTISENTKATYYIVGGQGVISKEVENKVPNAIRLGGKNRYETNVQVIKKFMEELSFDKVYLSVGNKFPDALCSSVVAANTKSPLILVEEYGAYETKDFVKEKAIKEENIVLIGSEKTMSNTILEKKQRPAPPKPPVIKPVPSTDTKKIEEQKYNRVQAMVKSGVAYGTLRKNVGPFKKGERVQIVKDIGNGKSYRVYNAGKSGTVNRADISIAGDPATDKTRLNKSELELFVNKKGFASGTKYFIWVDVNRQMVNVFSGSKGHWNLSRSFSCASGKNVTPTVRGNFVLQQRGDSFFNSLGIGALYWVRFDGNYLFHSILVNRKKQVVDSTLGKRASHGCIRVGLDNIKWIYNTLPDNTAVWIN from the coding sequence ATGAAGGCTCCTATTCTTTTATGTGATGGGGAAAATTTAACAGAAGGACTTAAAGGCGAAATAAAAAGACTTGGTGCTAAAAAAGCATATATCATTGGTGGACAAGGTGTTATTTTGCCCAAAATAGAAAAAGAGTTAACTGATAACAGTTTAGAATGCACAAGAATAGGTGGAAAAGATAGATATGAGACTTCTTTAAAGATTGCTGAAATGGTTGGAATGGAAAAGGGAGCTGTTATTGCATCAGCCATAGATTTTCCAGATTCAATGTCAATAGCGCCAATTGCTTGTAATAAACTAATTCCTATTTTATTAACTAGTAAAAATTCAATTAATGATAGAATTGAAAAGACTATTTCTGAAAATACAAAAGCTACCTATTATATAGTAGGTGGACAAGGTGTTATTTCAAAAGAAGTTGAAAATAAAGTTCCTAATGCAATTAGGTTAGGAGGTAAAAATAGATATGAGACAAATGTTCAGGTAATAAAAAAATTTATGGAAGAACTTTCTTTTGATAAAGTTTATTTATCAGTAGGTAATAAATTTCCAGATGCTCTTTGCTCATCCGTTGTGGCAGCAAATACAAAATCCCCATTAATTCTTGTAGAAGAATATGGAGCATACGAAACTAAGGACTTTGTAAAAGAAAAAGCCATTAAGGAAGAAAATATTGTTCTCATAGGTAGTGAAAAGACAATGTCAAATACTATTTTAGAGAAAAAGCAAAGACCTGCACCACCAAAACCACCTGTTATAAAACCAGTGCCGTCTACAGATACAAAAAAAATTGAAGAGCAGAAATATAATAGAGTGCAAGCTATGGTGAAGTCTGGAGTAGCTTACGGTACATTAAGAAAAAATGTAGGTCCTTTTAAAAAAGGTGAAAGGGTTCAAATTGTAAAAGATATAGGAAATGGAAAGTCTTATAGAGTTTATAACGCTGGAAAAAGTGGAACTGTAAATAGAGCGGATATAAGCATAGCTGGAGATCCAGCAACGGATAAAACTAGATTAAACAAAAGTGAACTTGAACTTTTTGTAAATAAAAAGGGCTTTGCAAGTGGAACAAAATATTTTATATGGGTTGATGTAAATAGGCAAATGGTTAATGTATTTTCTGGTTCTAAAGGCCATTGGAATCTTTCAAGATCCTTTAGCTGTGCCTCAGGCAAAAATGTTACACCTACTGTAAGGGGAAATTTCGTTTTACAACAAAGAGGAGACAGCTTTTTTAATAGTTTAGGAATAGGGGCTTTATATTGGGTAAGGTTTGACGGTAACTATTTATTTCACTCCATATTAGTTAATAGAAAAAAACAAGTAGTTGATTCAACACTAGGAAAAAGGGCTTCTCATGGATGCATTAGAGTTGGTCTTGATAACATAAAGTGGATATATAATACTCTTCCTGATAATACTGCAGTTTGGATAAATTAA
- a CDS encoding transcription repressor NadR, whose amino-acid sequence MDSEKRRTQILNLLNSKNHPIKGVDLAKEFQVSRQVIVQDIALLRAKGKDIISTPQGYMVLNSDKNNNLVKTIVCRHLGYEAIKAELSCIVDMGGKVLDVIVEHPVYGEIKSPLMINSRLDIENFLDNLKNTKAEPLSTLTNGIHLHSIEVKDEEIFLKIKTALKENGFLV is encoded by the coding sequence ATGGACTCAGAAAAAAGAAGAACTCAAATATTAAATTTGTTAAACTCCAAAAATCATCCCATAAAAGGAGTAGACCTTGCAAAAGAATTTCAAGTTAGCAGACAAGTAATTGTTCAAGACATTGCCCTTTTAAGAGCTAAAGGTAAAGATATAATTTCAACCCCTCAAGGATATATGGTTCTAAATTCGGATAAAAATAATAATTTAGTAAAGACTATTGTCTGTAGACATTTAGGTTATGAAGCTATAAAAGCTGAACTTTCATGTATTGTGGATATGGGTGGAAAAGTACTCGATGTAATTGTAGAGCACCCAGTGTATGGAGAAATCAAAAGTCCACTTATGATAAACTCAAGACTTGATATTGAAAATTTCTTAGATAATTTAAAAAACACAAAAGCAGAACCCCTTTCAACTTTAACTAATGGCATACACCTACATTCCATTGAAGTAAAAGATGAAGAAATATTTTTAAAAATAAAAACTGCACTTAAGGAAAATGGCTTTTTAGTTTAA
- a CDS encoding methyl-accepting chemotaxis protein, whose translation MNSSNEIVNISSQTNLLSLNASIEAARAGEAGKGFSVVASEVKKLSELSSVVATNTVNGQKSMINMINGIGKISDQLKLRSENLRESIDNISAVIEETTAKEQEISSTAMRILKE comes from the coding sequence GTGAATTCTTCTAATGAAATTGTAAATATATCTTCACAAACAAATTTACTTTCACTAAATGCTTCTATTGAAGCTGCTAGAGCTGGAGAAGCTGGGAAAGGATTTTCCGTAGTAGCCTCTGAGGTGAAAAAATTATCAGAGCTAAGTAGCGTTGTTGCAACCAATACTGTTAATGGTCAAAAATCTATGATTAATATGATAAATGGAATAGGAAAAATTTCAGATCAGTTAAAACTTAGAAGTGAGAATTTAAGAGAATCTATTGATAATATATCTGCTGTAATTGAAGAAACTACAGCAAAAGAGCAGGAAATTTCCTCCACAGCTATGAGAATTTTAAAAGAATAA
- a CDS encoding NAD/NADP octopine/nopaline dehydrogenase family protein, with protein MKLIENYWRSINNKIRICILGGGNIGTLLLGHIGKQNNIEVNLYTSKPDKWNNEIEIYDINNVVKCRGQVNGISDKPEEVLKDSDIIISTLPSHIFPNVLRKISPFIKDKAWIGVMPGSGGVEFLCKDLIRKGCTLFGFQRVFGISRVKEYGKSVFDLGRKDELFIASIPIEKTVKVCMVMQSILNIKCRPLKNFLNVTLTPSNPILHTTRLYSMFHSYKKGMSWNSKINFYEDWTDKSSDILIACDDELQKCVTELMD; from the coding sequence ATGAAATTAATAGAAAATTATTGGAGATCTATAAATAATAAAATTAGAATATGTATTTTAGGTGGTGGAAATATTGGTACATTGCTGCTTGGGCATATAGGAAAACAAAACAATATAGAGGTAAATTTGTACACTTCAAAACCAGATAAATGGAATAATGAAATTGAAATTTATGATATTAATAATGTTGTAAAGTGTAGAGGACAGGTTAATGGTATATCAGACAAGCCTGAAGAGGTACTGAAAGATTCAGATATCATTATTTCTACTCTACCATCGCATATTTTTCCAAATGTTCTTAGAAAAATAAGCCCATTTATTAAAGATAAAGCCTGGATAGGGGTTATGCCAGGAAGTGGTGGAGTTGAATTTTTATGTAAAGATCTCATAAGAAAAGGATGTACATTATTTGGATTTCAAAGAGTATTTGGGATTTCAAGAGTAAAAGAATATGGAAAATCTGTATTTGATCTTGGCAGAAAAGATGAACTTTTTATAGCATCAATACCAATAGAAAAAACTGTGAAAGTATGTATGGTTATGCAGAGCATATTAAACATAAAATGCAGACCTTTGAAAAATTTTTTAAATGTTACACTTACACCATCTAATCCAATTTTGCATACTACAAGATTGTATTCAATGTTTCATTCCTACAAGAAAGGTATGAGCTGGAATAGTAAAATAAACTTTTATGAAGATTGGACGGATAAATCTTCAGATATTTTGATTGCTTGTGACGATGAATTGCAAAAATGTGTCACAGAATTAATGGATTAG
- a CDS encoding YjfB family protein, with amino-acid sequence MDIGLLSMSMNQCKLQQDVGIALMKMAMNKGKETASGMTEMLEGMAVDPNLGQNFDSRA; translated from the coding sequence ATGGATATAGGATTATTGTCAATGTCTATGAACCAATGTAAATTACAGCAAGATGTTGGTATAGCCTTAATGAAAATGGCAATGAATAAAGGAAAAGAAACAGCTTCTGGAATGACAGAGATGCTTGAAGGTATGGCAGTAGATCCAAATTTAGGACAAAATTTTGATTCTAGAGCATAA
- a CDS encoding peptide ABC transporter substrate-binding protein has product MNKKKILSVMVAAALVSSTALIGCGDKKTNGNATKDGDKEKETVKMDKEQYMNLNLGTDPKTLDPSIATDVYSSFLLTETMECLTRLEQDKTGKDVIQPGAAEKWEHNEEGTKWTFHLRDLKWSDGKPVTAGDFVYSVQRTLNPKTGAGYANILYTIKNGKAVNEGKAAPETVGIKAIDDKTLEITLEAPCPYFFQLTYNKTLVPQRKDIVEKYGAKHGADAGTMVYCGPFVLNSWTHNSEIVLEKNKDYWDKDSVNLEKVNCKIIKDEQAAYNSLYNGSLDYAGASKKEWIDKFDQTGKFNKVQGYKPAGSYTFFNTKDKLFSNVNVRKAFSVGIDRKDLCNVIFKGRQEPAVGWIPPTVLVGDKEFRKVAGKPIDELVNENPDPKALLVKGLKELGMDEDPTKLTVTFLQAGTDQWFRTYAEYLQQMYKRTLGVNVKAEYVDWGVFLKRTDEGKYSLASMSMSGDYNDPNTFLDGFISATAYVPTFWKNEEYDKLTIEAQNIMDSEKRLENYKKAEEILLRDEAVVAPTGFPTRNTYVYKYVKGLMLPLFGSAELKHAYTDGRTK; this is encoded by the coding sequence ATGAATAAGAAAAAAATATTGTCAGTAATGGTGGCAGCTGCGCTCGTATCTTCTACAGCGTTAATTGGTTGCGGGGATAAAAAAACTAATGGTAATGCTACAAAAGATGGTGATAAGGAAAAAGAAACTGTAAAAATGGATAAGGAACAGTACATGAATTTAAATTTAGGTACAGATCCTAAGACTTTAGACCCATCTATTGCTACAGATGTTTATTCATCATTTTTGTTAACTGAAACTATGGAATGTCTTACAAGACTTGAACAAGACAAAACAGGTAAAGATGTAATTCAACCTGGAGCAGCAGAAAAATGGGAGCACAATGAAGAAGGTACAAAGTGGACATTTCATTTAAGAGATTTAAAATGGTCTGATGGTAAACCTGTAACAGCAGGAGATTTTGTATATTCAGTTCAAAGAACATTGAATCCAAAAACTGGTGCAGGATATGCTAATATATTGTACACAATTAAAAATGGTAAGGCCGTTAATGAAGGAAAGGCTGCACCAGAGACTGTAGGTATTAAAGCTATAGATGATAAGACTTTGGAAATAACTTTAGAGGCACCATGCCCATATTTCTTCCAACTTACTTATAACAAAACTTTAGTTCCTCAAAGAAAGGATATTGTTGAAAAATATGGTGCTAAACATGGTGCAGATGCCGGAACAATGGTATACTGTGGACCATTTGTTTTAAATAGCTGGACACATAATAGTGAAATTGTTCTTGAGAAAAACAAAGACTATTGGGATAAAGATTCTGTAAATTTAGAAAAAGTTAATTGTAAGATTATAAAAGACGAGCAGGCTGCATATAATTCACTTTATAATGGATCTTTGGATTACGCCGGAGCCTCTAAAAAGGAATGGATAGATAAATTTGATCAAACAGGAAAGTTTAATAAAGTACAGGGCTATAAGCCAGCTGGAAGTTATACATTCTTTAATACAAAGGACAAATTGTTCAGTAATGTTAATGTAAGAAAAGCTTTTTCAGTAGGTATAGATAGAAAGGATTTATGTAACGTAATATTTAAAGGACGTCAAGAGCCTGCAGTAGGTTGGATTCCACCAACAGTTTTGGTAGGAGATAAGGAATTTAGAAAGGTTGCAGGTAAGCCAATTGATGAATTAGTTAATGAAAACCCAGATCCTAAAGCACTACTTGTAAAGGGCTTAAAAGAGCTTGGAATGGATGAAGATCCAACTAAATTAACAGTAACTTTTTTACAAGCTGGTACAGATCAATGGTTTAGAACTTATGCAGAGTATTTACAGCAGATGTATAAAAGGACTTTAGGTGTAAATGTTAAAGCCGAATATGTTGACTGGGGTGTATTCTTAAAGAGGACAGATGAAGGAAAATATTCTCTTGCAAGTATGAGTATGTCAGGAGACTATAATGATCCTAATACTTTCCTTGATGGATTTATTTCAGCTACAGCTTATGTACCAACATTTTGGAAAAATGAAGAATATGATAAGCTAACTATAGAGGCTCAAAATATTATGGATTCAGAGAAGAGACTTGAGAATTATAAAAAAGCTGAAGAAATATTATTAAGAGATGAAGCTGTTGTAGCACCAACTGGTTTCCCAACTAGGAATACTTACGTATACAAATATGTTAAAGGTTTAATGCTACCTCTATTTGGAAGTGCTGAACTTAAACATGCTTATACAGATGGAAGAACAAAATAG
- a CDS encoding [Fe-Fe] hydrogenase large subunit C-terminal domain-containing protein, which translates to MYKEGLIYTIEQRCVGCNRCIRYCPVFEANTAYLVEGKSKVRINPDKCIHCGKCIEVCEHKARDYKDDTERFFKDLKNGKKISVLAAPAIRTNFSNYNNLFGYLKSLGVKEFYDVSFGADITVWAYLEYIKKNKNKDIIAQPCPAIVNYIEKSNPKLITNLVPVQSPLICAAIYAKKYEDCSEDLAFLSPCIAKKDEIEDKNTKGYVKYNITYKKLKEYIEDNHVDLNSYDEVNFYDKCGFGFLFSRPGGLKENIKVYDENLWIRQIEGQATVYNYLDKYENRIQKNEVVPKVIDALNCEFGCNLGTGTKKDRVFIDDVDYKFNTMKKDLNAKKIAKRYKLFSKKLHIEDFYRKYNTFNTSKSKEPSEGKYNSTFMEMLKEDKPQRDINCSACGYSTCKHMVKAIYNNLNVKENCMDYNKSLILKEKNKVEEKNLEVKKAFNEVKILSEKRLRQGEILKKSVDEIIKSIEEISNGNVENLNQVENITLEVERMNKVAIDLEKDVSSMKKGRRICEFF; encoded by the coding sequence ATGTATAAAGAAGGTCTTATATACACTATAGAACAGCGTTGTGTTGGATGTAATCGTTGTATTAGATATTGTCCAGTATTTGAAGCTAATACGGCATATTTGGTAGAAGGTAAAAGCAAGGTTAGAATAAATCCTGACAAATGTATACATTGTGGAAAATGTATAGAGGTTTGTGAACACAAGGCAAGAGATTATAAAGATGATACTGAAAGATTCTTTAAAGATTTAAAAAATGGTAAAAAAATATCTGTTTTAGCAGCTCCTGCTATAAGGACAAATTTCTCAAATTATAATAATTTATTTGGATATTTAAAATCTCTTGGGGTAAAAGAATTTTATGATGTTTCTTTTGGAGCAGATATAACTGTATGGGCTTATTTAGAATATATTAAGAAAAATAAAAATAAAGATATTATTGCACAGCCTTGTCCAGCAATAGTAAATTACATAGAAAAGAGTAACCCTAAGCTTATAACAAATTTAGTTCCTGTTCAAAGTCCTCTTATTTGTGCTGCTATATATGCTAAGAAATATGAAGATTGTAGTGAGGATTTAGCTTTTTTATCACCTTGCATAGCAAAAAAAGATGAAATTGAAGACAAAAATACTAAAGGATATGTTAAATATAATATAACTTATAAAAAGTTAAAAGAATATATAGAAGATAATCATGTTGATTTAAATTCCTATGATGAAGTGAATTTTTACGATAAATGTGGTTTTGGATTTTTGTTTAGTAGACCTGGTGGGCTTAAAGAAAACATAAAAGTTTATGATGAAAATCTTTGGATAAGACAAATAGAAGGACAAGCTACTGTTTATAATTATCTAGACAAGTATGAAAATAGAATTCAAAAGAATGAAGTAGTTCCAAAGGTTATTGATGCTTTAAATTGCGAATTTGGATGCAATCTAGGAACTGGAACAAAAAAGGACAGGGTTTTTATTGATGATGTAGACTATAAATTTAATACTATGAAAAAGGATCTAAATGCTAAAAAAATAGCTAAAAGGTATAAATTGTTTTCTAAAAAATTACATATTGAAGATTTTTATAGAAAGTATAATACTTTTAATACATCAAAATCAAAAGAGCCTAGTGAGGGAAAATATAATAGTACATTTATGGAAATGTTAAAAGAAGATAAACCCCAAAGGGATATTAACTGTTCTGCTTGTGGTTACAGTACTTGTAAGCACATGGTAAAGGCTATCTATAATAACTTGAATGTTAAAGAAAATTGTATGGATTACAATAAGAGTTTAATATTAAAGGAGAAAAATAAAGTTGAAGAAAAAAATTTAGAAGTAAAAAAAGCATTTAATGAAGTGAAAATTTTAAGTGAAAAAAGGTTGAGGCAGGGAGAAATTTTAAAGAAAAGTGTAGATGAAATAATAAAATCTATTGAAGAAATTTCAAATGGAAATGTTGAAAATCTAAATCAAGTTGAAAATATAACTTTAGAAGTAGAAAGAATGAATAAAGTAGCAATAGACCTAGAAAAGGATGTTTCTTCTATGAAAAAAGGTAGAAGAATTTGTGAATTCTTCTAA
- a CDS encoding peptide ABC transporter substrate-binding protein: MNKKKILSMVTVATLMTSTALIGCGTKNESASKDSASKSGVKMDKDQYLNINLGTEVKTLDPSIATDTYGSFILTETMEGLTRLEQDENGKDVVKPAGAEKWEHNEDGTVWTFHLRNYKWSDGKPVTAGDFVYSMQRTLTPETGAGYANLLYTIKNGKAINEGKAKPETLGAKAIDDKTLELTLEEPCPYFFQITYNKTLMPQRKDIVEKNGSKYGTEANTMVYCGPFTLKGWTHNSEMALEKNKEYWDKDNVKLDKVTCKIIKDEVAAYNSLYSGALDLGGASKKEWIQKFDQTGKYNKIQGYRPGADYVFFNTKNEVFKNANVRKAFSIGIDRKDLCEVIFKGRENPATGWVPPTVAVNDKEFRKEAGSPVDDLIKDNPDPKALLSKGLKELGMDEDPSKLTVTFLQSGTSQWNRTYAEYLQQMYKRTLGVNIKAEYVDWPVFQKKTDEGDYAIASQFMSGDYNDPNTFVDGFISASAYIPTFWKNDEYDKLTTEAQKIMDPQKRLENYKKAERILVYDDAAVAPTAFPTRNTYVYKYVKGLMTPLFGSNELKYVYTDGRN; this comes from the coding sequence ATGAACAAGAAAAAAATTTTGTCAATGGTTACAGTAGCAACATTAATGACTTCAACTGCACTAATTGGATGTGGAACTAAAAATGAAAGCGCTAGCAAAGATAGTGCTTCAAAATCTGGTGTAAAGATGGACAAGGACCAATACCTAAATATTAATTTAGGAACAGAAGTTAAAACACTAGACCCTTCTATTGCTACAGATACATATGGTTCATTTATTTTAACAGAAACAATGGAAGGACTTACAAGACTAGAACAGGATGAAAACGGTAAAGATGTTGTTAAACCTGCAGGTGCAGAAAAGTGGGAACATAATGAAGATGGAACAGTTTGGACTTTCCATTTAAGAAACTACAAGTGGTCTGATGGTAAGCCTGTTACTGCAGGAGATTTTGTATATTCAATGCAAAGAACATTAACACCAGAAACTGGTGCAGGATATGCAAATCTACTTTATACAATTAAAAATGGTAAGGCTATAAATGAGGGAAAAGCAAAGCCAGAGACTTTAGGTGCTAAAGCCATAGATGATAAAACTCTAGAGCTTACACTTGAAGAACCATGTCCATACTTCTTCCAAATTACTTATAATAAAACACTTATGCCTCAAAGAAAAGATATAGTTGAGAAAAACGGAAGTAAATACGGGACAGAAGCAAATACAATGGTATATTGTGGACCTTTTACTTTAAAAGGCTGGACACACAACAGTGAAATGGCTCTTGAAAAAAATAAAGAATATTGGGATAAAGACAATGTGAAACTAGATAAAGTTACTTGTAAAATAATAAAAGACGAAGTTGCTGCATACAATTCTCTATATAGTGGTGCTCTAGATTTAGGCGGAGCATCCAAAAAAGAGTGGATACAAAAATTTGATCAAACAGGAAAATATAATAAAATTCAAGGCTATAGACCAGGAGCAGATTATGTATTTTTTAATACAAAAAATGAGGTTTTTAAAAATGCTAACGTTAGAAAGGCTTTTTCAATAGGCATAGATAGAAAAGATTTATGTGAAGTTATATTTAAGGGACGTGAAAATCCAGCTACAGGATGGGTACCTCCAACTGTAGCAGTTAATGATAAGGAATTCAGAAAAGAAGCAGGAAGTCCCGTTGATGATTTAATAAAAGATAATCCAGATCCAAAAGCATTATTGTCAAAAGGATTAAAAGAATTGGGAATGGATGAAGACCCTTCAAAATTAACAGTAACCTTCTTACAATCAGGAACATCTCAGTGGAATAGGACATATGCTGAATATTTACAACAAATGTACAAAAGGACATTAGGCGTAAATATTAAGGCTGAATATGTAGATTGGCCTGTATTCCAAAAGAAAACAGATGAAGGAGATTACGCTATAGCAAGCCAGTTTATGTCTGGGGACTATAATGATCCTAATACATTTGTAGATGGATTTATATCAGCATCAGCATATATACCAACATTCTGGAAAAATGATGAATACGATAAGTTAACTACAGAAGCTCAAAAGATTATGGACCCTCAGAAAAGACTTGAAAACTATAAAAAGGCTGAAAGAATTTTGGTCTATGATGATGCTGCAGTAGCACCAACAGCTTTTCCAACTAGAAACACTTATGTATACAAATATGTTAAAGGCCTAATGACTCCATTATTTGGATCAAACGAGTTAAAATATGTGTATACTGATGGAAGAAACTAG
- a CDS encoding cell wall-binding repeat-containing protein yields MFRRNKRLMTLVIASALVSCNFTSVKAVDNSVASKFKRIYGQTRYETSIQISKSQWESSECVIIASGKDFSDALCSGPLAKK; encoded by the coding sequence ATGTTTAGAAGAAATAAAAGATTAATGACTTTAGTTATTGCAAGTGCATTAGTAAGCTGTAATTTTACATCTGTAAAAGCTGTAGACAATAGTGTAGCTTCAAAGTTTAAAAGAATATATGGGCAAACGAGATATGAAACTTCTATTCAAATATCAAAGAGCCAATGGGAAAGTTCGGAGTGTGTAATTATCGCTAGTGGTAAGGATTTTTCTGATGCACTTTGCTCAGGACCTTTAGCAAAAAAATGA
- a CDS encoding flagellin encodes MIVSSNITLLNSFNKVTKNKTAKNEFTEKISSGKRINRASDDAAGLSISESMKSQIRSLSMNQRNVQDGVSMLQLADGALNEVTESLHRMKELSVQASNGDLTDEDRKALEDELIQIKDSIDKISEQTEFNGIKILDKDKSISIQTKDKPYTCYELKLFNTDARALDLNNASLTSTTKAEETNLKVDKALNKINNIRMNIGTDSNNLKSSLNEAGNSEISLTFALSGVEDINMATALMRSVKQNVIVDCNKSMLVAARQDNDRVSVVLNNWLK; translated from the coding sequence GTGATAGTAAGTAGTAACATAACTTTGTTAAATTCTTTTAATAAAGTTACTAAAAATAAAACTGCAAAGAATGAATTTACAGAAAAGATATCTTCTGGAAAGAGAATAAATAGAGCTTCAGATGATGCAGCTGGACTTTCTATTAGTGAAAGCATGAAATCTCAAATTAGGAGCTTATCTATGAACCAAAGAAATGTTCAAGATGGAGTTTCTATGTTACAACTAGCAGATGGAGCATTGAATGAAGTTACTGAAAGTCTTCATAGGATGAAGGAACTTTCTGTACAGGCTTCTAATGGTGACTTAACTGACGAGGATAGGAAGGCTTTAGAAGATGAATTAATTCAAATAAAAGATAGTATTGACAAAATTTCAGAGCAAACAGAATTTAATGGAATAAAGATACTAGATAAGGACAAATCTATTAGTATTCAAACCAAAGACAAACCTTATACTTGTTATGAGCTCAAATTGTTTAATACAGATGCAAGGGCATTAGATTTAAATAATGCAAGTTTAACAAGTACTACTAAAGCTGAGGAAACTAATTTAAAAGTTGATAAAGCTTTAAATAAAATTAATAACATCAGAATGAATATAGGAACAGACTCAAACAATCTTAAAAGTTCCCTTAATGAGGCGGGAAATTCTGAGATAAGTTTAACTTTTGCTTTATCTGGTGTTGAAGACATAAATATGGCAACAGCGCTTATGAGATCTGTAAAGCAAAACGTAATAGTAGATTGCAATAAGTCAATGCTGGTTGCAGCAAGGCAAGACAATGACAGGGTAAGCGTGGTTTTAAATAATTGGCTTAAATAA